The Neurospora crassa OR74A linkage group V, whole genome shotgun sequence sequence TCTTTTGAATGGTTTAGCGAACAATGTCATCATGCACACCAACGCTTGGGCAAAACAAGCACTGGAGATGTTGAGATACCAATGGTAGTATCAGCGCTATACCAactgtgtagaggtatgtaggaCGTCTAGTGTGTATAAAAGTCAACAAAGAGAAAAACAAGAGACGCCAGCCTCGACactgtgtttttttttcaattcCAATCCACTGCCTCCCATCCCAGCTcaagcctcttcttcttcctcttcttctttcttttgccCACATCTAACTCTTATATCCCCTGGACCTTCCTATACGAAGGCGGTTTCATCGTCCTCCTAATCACCTTGGCCGCATACGTCGGGATGAGCGAGATAGCAGCGATAGCAGCCACGCGCCATAAGAAGCCCCTGTTTATTTTGGTCAGTCAGTCTAGTGAACAATCTTTTTAAAGGGATACGGTAGTACCCccagggagagagagagaaaaggtaATAACACTCACAAAGTCAAAACAAACTTCAAATCAAAATAATCCCCCAAAAACGGTATCGAGACAATGTACATCAGAAAGGTTCCCACAATCGAGACCACCATGACCCAATGCCACGTCGTGATCTCGATCGCAACCATGAGCAGCTCGTTGAGCACCAGCACCGTGTAACTGACGGCCAACATGCGGGGGCCATCGATGCCGGTGAGGACTTGAGACAGGCCCTGGATCAGACAGCCCTGATAGATGGAGACGAAGACCCAAACGAAAAACGTCCGGTAGGAAAGAGAGCTACCCGAGGTTAATTCCTTGTAGAGCTCGGGGTACAGGTTAGCAAGGTCCTCGTCTACGTCCTTGTCGAGGACGAGAGAGAGGACGGGGAATGCGGTGTAGACTGTTGCGTAGCCTACCATCAGCCAGTCCTGTGTTTTGTTTAGGTTAGTAACTACGACTGCAACGAAAGGGATCACTCGCCAAGTCAAACGTACCTTGTAGAGACCCTCCGGCTCAAACTTGAGAGCAATACTGTACATAGTCTGACAGACAGCAATAATCAAGCCACGATGAATGACAAACTGCGCCAGCTTTGCGCTGCGCTTATAGCTATTACGACCGTGCCACACCAAAAGCTTGGTCAAGTGATGAAACTGCTCGATGGAAAAGTCGGCCGCCAAACTAGCCTGGCGACCTTCCTTACCCACAATACCCACGCCCACGTCAGCAGCCTGGATCATGGAAACATCGTTTCCACCGTCCCCGATACAGCAGACGCGCTTCTTGGTGTACTCCTTGATTAGCTTGGCGACCTCGGCTTTCTGGGTAGGCGAGCAACGGCAGGCCACGACGGTCGGCAAAAGCACGGCTACGGAGATGAACTCGCGTCGGAAGTGGGTCAGGTACATGGCGAGGGACTCTCCATCGATGAGCAGACAGGAATCGGTCTTGCTTCGGAGCAGGTCCAGATTATCTTGCGCGCCGTCCTTCCTCCTGAGCTTGGCAATCGTGTGGATGTACTGACCCCTGGCTACAAGCTTGGAGCTCACGGCGACGCAGCGAGCGGTTTCGACCTTGTCGCCTGTAAGCATCCAGATTTTAATGCCGGCGTTTCGAAGAAGTTCTAGAGAAGGTTTGACGTCCTTTTGCAGCTTATCTTCGACGCCCGTCACACCAAGCAGTTCCAGGTTATGCTCGAGATACTGCGAGACGACAGCCTGCATGTTGGCTTCGCGGCCGCTGATGGCGAGCGAGGCTTCGTGGTGCTTGGCCGAGAACTCCTGGTATTCCTTCAGAGACAGACGCTTCCTGCCGACCACGAGCGTGCGGAGACCTTCGCGCGCCATGTTGGCCGTCTCCTCATCGAGCCAGTCGTTGGCAGCGACGATGGAGCTCATGACAGTGTCCGCACCCTTTTGGTAGAACCAAATCTCGCTGCTGCCGAGGCTGGGGTTCCCGGGCTGGAGCTTTTCGTAGAACTGGACAATGATGCCCATGCGCTTGCCCTCCGAAGTGAAGGGGAAAATGTCGAGAATACGAACCTTGACCACTGGCCGGCCGGTTTCGGCGGATTCGAGAACGATGTTCTTGCGATCTCGGTGAGCCAGACGCAAGCCTACGGACTCGGTCCATTTTACAATGGCAATCTCGTCAGGCGAGCTGGCTTGGTATGAGTTGACGGTGTGACCgttctcgtcttcttccgAAGTTGGGGTAACGTTGTGGCAGAGGGCAAGAGCTAGTACGACATCACGGACACGCGACCCAATCTCTCGGCGTGTCCTCGTGGCACCAACATTGGCGGCCGAGTATGTTGAAGACGGGGTTGCCAAAGCCAAGCTTGCGGAAGAGGCCGATGAGCTCAGATTAAACCCCTGCTTCACGTAGGTTGCAACCTCATCCATTGCTTCGTTGGCATACGAGACAGTGCCGACGTGGATCTTTTTCATTTCCATTTCGTTTTGGGTTAGAGTGCCCGTCTTGTCACTCAGTAGATACTCTATCCGTCCCAGATCCTCCGGAATCGTGCTGGTTCGCACGACAGCCCCGGGAATCCCAGGATCTCTTTGGATAAACCATGAGTAGACAGACTTGCCGAGATCCAGGTTGACACGGAGACTAATGGGGACGATGGTGGAGAATAACACTAAGAATCTCATGATCTTCACGTACCAGATGTTTCCCTTGGCCGTGCTGAAGCCTTCCAGCGCAACAAGAACGATAGACAGGAAGAGCGTCAGGAAGCAAAGGATTTTGGTGAGTGAGTTGATCTCATACTCTAGAAGGCCGGTCTTTGATCGCGAAGGTGATGTAGACAGGGCTGACCGGGTTTGAGGTCCGGTATAAACAATCACTGCGAGGGTTGTCGCATTCGATGCGATGACCGTATTCGCCCAGGCCGTGTTGTCGATCGAGAGAGGCGCTGCCTTGACATCGTCGCCCTCCCTAGGGTTGTAGGCGGCACCGCTCATGACATCTTGTCGCGAAGGAAGAAGTTCCAATGTTCCGACGAACTCATTGACCCTTTTGTCAGGTTTTCCGGCCGTGACACGGAGACGAACTAGTTCCTCAGTGCTAAGGTTTTGAGATAACGGGGACGCCAACCGCAGCTTCCAATCAGTTTCACCGTCCAGTTGGTCGGTCCGAATAAAAGTCTCGCCGCTAGAGCTTCCCTCGGCGCCATTATTGTTGCTCTCCTTGGACGTTTTCGCATTCTTGGAACTGCCCTCTCcaacatcgtcatcatcgacaTGGTCCAGGAGCAGCATCTCCTCCTTCGCGGGTACTTCTTGCTCTTCGGTCTCCTTGTTGGCAGCTGATTCGTGTGCCAAGCACTTGAGAATGATAACATCTGCCGGAACGCGATGGCCCTTGGTAAGCTTCAAGACGTCACCGACCTTGAGGTCCCGCGACTTTTTGCTGACTTCGGATAGGTAGGATGCCGGCAATTCGCGAAGACCCCGACCTTCAGTctgttcttcctcctcttggaTATCCGATAGCCGATCATTTTCCTGCTCAATGCCAAGACGTTTAGAGCCCGTTCGTGTATGAGACGatttcatcttcctcctagGCCGGTTGATGCCTAGACTAGCGCCTGGATCGTCGAACTGCAGAACGGTGTACTCTTCGGAATTCGCCTCGTtgtcccttcttctccgttCGATATCGTCGTAAGCCTCCTTTGCTAGGGTGATGAACAAGACAAATGCCAAGGGTGCAACGTAGGTGGAGAGATAGCCGATTCGTAGTGCGGGGATGGCCTGGGAGAGGGCGACCAGGAGGAAGTacatgttgaagaagaaggagaactcGTTGTACAAAGTGACTGGCAGAAAACTCCATGCTGTGTACTTTGCGTTGGATATGATGTTGGGTGGGAAGCGGGTAGACTGGGATGAGCCAACTGCAACTAATCGTGACGATGAGGggtcgtcttcctcctgtTCCTGCTCGTCGTTATGGTTGCTCTGGTCGCCCGACATGAAGCCTGGTAGCTTCATCGAGATGTTTCGAAGACCGTCACCGGCGAAAGACCTCCGTCGTCTTCCACTGCTGGTGCGTATTcggccgccaccaccatgtTCGCTGAGGAGGCCGGCATCCTCGTCGTGGGTGGCACTGCCAACCGAGTGGCGATCATGGCGGAGCAGagcgtcggcgtcgtcgtcgtcgtttcCGTCCCGGCTACGGCCTAGCTCGCCATATCCATTGCGTTTGGCGCCACGGCGTAGACTCCCCATGCGAAGATTGCGAAGTGCTATACTTGTtgttgggggaggagggcgtTGTTCGGACGAGTTGCGGCTGCGGTGTTGCCCCAAGGACTGGTGGTGGTTATTGGGGTCGGTTGCCTGGGGGTCGAGTTCTTCGAGGTCTATCTCCAAGTCGGAGTCGGATTCATCGACGACGTGGGAATCGGGCGGCTTGGAGAGATGGTATGTGTCTGAAGAAGGCATTCCGCATTGGGCGAAGCCCTTTTCCTCCACAGCTAGATAGCGTATGCTCTTGAGTCGTGTTgtccttttttgttttttttttgtctgaTCTGTCGCGGCCTAACTGTAGCTAAGGGTAGCTTGGGCTGTGGTCGCGACTGCGTTCGGATCTGTGGTTGGTTTGTTTGGGTTGAGTTAGGGGTCACTTGGGAGGGTCCTCGTGGTGTCGAGATCAACTCCTCCTTCCCATAGTGGCCGTGGTTGGTAGTCTAGGTGCGTCTGTCTTGCTGCTGGGTGCTACGTGCTTCTGGGGTCGGGTGTGCTGCGCCTGCAAGGGGACGGGAGTCGAGATAGTGTCAAGTTACTCGATAGAAAATAGTCCAGTCATGGTAGTGATTCGTACAATGTTTTCATCAAGTCGTCCGCGGGCACATCaactaggtagaggtagggaaCTGAGAGATGACGATGGCATGTGACGGAAAGAAAGTCACAAACGGGGACTCGGAACGGAAACTAACAACTTGAACTGAAAGTGGTGGTAAAGTGGCAGTGATCGGACTGTGTGCGCGGCCTGCTCTTCATACCGTACCTCGTACCTCcactctagaggtacctacctacccatcgATGACAGGCTCCCTCCTGGTGCGTCCAAGTTCGTGCAGTGGCTGTGATGATGCTGGAGGAGGGACTGAGCGCGCTTATCTGTTAAAGCAGTACCTACCGGCATCCATCGAATTCACCTAAATAACTGAGTATATTCTCAACACTGGGACAGGCCGATAAGCTAAGTAGGTATACTGCTTCCCCATCCATGTAACATGGAAGGACAGCTGTTGTAACGTTTTTTGTTAGAGATCCCCGCGCATTCCCCGCCATCCATATATCAGACCGCCTAAATGTACCACGTAGCGTAGTGTACTATTGTGCAGACAGGGCAGCAGTCAACCTTCTGCGACCTCTGTGTCTTGATTTCCGCGGATTTTCCCAGGAATCTTCCGACGGCCGCTCCCGGTGCGCCTCCATCGTCACAGTCTTGGATCTTGACAAGTTGCAACAACTGAACTTGGCCTTCCATTGAGGTTCTGCAGTCGCGCAGTCTCATACTATGATCCTTTCCCACGTGTGATCGACCATTCCATCCCAACGTTTCCCAGATCTGTAGTAACAAACAGGACGACAGCATTGCCCTCTTCCTTGTCATTGACGAAATCCAGCCGGCGTTAGACTTTCTTCCTCATGTTGACAGCCATGATCAGCTGCTGAACCTACTTGTACAAGTTAGTCGTCCCTTTTGCTTGCCCctattcccattcccattcgaCAATTGCGCACTCTGGGCCTGCTGAACAGGGGTTGTCTTGCCCGCAGTCCTCTGAGGCTCCTCCTCAACAGGGCAGCCCAGTTGCCCAGGTCCGCTCCCCATTCTCAATCCCGTCGCCAATCGCCGTTCGGTTCGTTACGCGATCAAGCGATCCCGTCGAGTTTCGCCCCATCCTGGACTTCCCACTTCTACTGTTTGTAGCTAGCTCCTCCTGGCCAACAACAAATACTACCctttctccatcttcaaatATTCCCACCttctctccccttcttcaTGTACTAAtcttacttattatatacagTAATTCAATattttttttgtgtttttgCGCGCCCATACAGCGTCCCCAGCTGTATCGCGCCATCTAATCGCCCGCCATGGCTTCATGGAACCCGGCATTCATGCCAGAATCGGCCGCCGACCTCCCGGCCCCCTTGCCGACTGATAACACCGTCGCCGACTCAACAGATCATGCGAACGGTGTAGCCCAAGATGGCTCCGACTTCTGGGGAattgatggaggagaagaggacgTGCCCGCCCAGAATGGCGCCTCTGACTCCTGGTTTCCCGACTATGGAACAGGCAGTCATACGACACTACCCGCGACTGATGCGCAAGCTACGAGCCAAATAACCAGTGAAACTGATACCGACACCCCCGATACCGCTACCGAACAGACCGAGACCGCACATGTAACTACGGAAGATGCTGAAGCTGTCGAGCCAGCTCCCACTCAGACGGACGAAGCTCCCGAGCCCATCGTAGAGAACGCGCAAGCTACCGAGGCCGTCCCAGGAGACGCTGCCACCGTTGACCTCGTCCCCGAACATGTGGAGCCTACCGATGCTACTACTACAGAAAAGGCCGATACAGACGAGCCATCGGATGTCGCTTCCAAGCACACGAGTACGATGTCCTTCACTCGAACCATTCCCCATGAGCCGAGCTGGAGCGATGACGGCGATCCTGAGTGGAACCTCGCGCGAGCGGATACGGATCCCTTCAAGTTCTTGCCATCGAGCGACCGAACCAACTCTTTTCCTCCTGTTCCTCCCCTAGAACAGCACGAGCAACAGCAGGAAGAGCAACAAGAAAATCAACAGGTACAGCAGgtacagcagcagcagcagcaacctcaaACCGATCCTCATTTGGAGCAGTCAGCAATTGTCCAGCCCCAGGTCGCAAATTtccttggtgatgacgatgaggtcGAGGTACAGGGCGATGATGGGTTCTTCAGCCAGTTGTCTGAGGCACAGAACGATGGATTTGATCAGTTTGGCGCCCAAGACGCGAACAATTCTCAGCAGTACATGGTTGGTGACCTAGGTGCTAAGGCCACTGAGGCGCTTGATGCCCGTTTTGAAGAAGGTGTTCCCCTGATCGCACATGATGGAAACTCGACAGCCGAGCGGGAAGATACAAAGGACCTATtcggaggagaggatgccAATGATGAGGACGACTTTTTCAGCCAGGTTCAGCAAGGGAGCGTCAACCAAGCTGACTTTGAGGCGCAGCCGCTCGAACGCAAGTCGACGATGCAAGTATTGGGCGCTATGGATATGGGCTCCGTCCAGCCAAGCTTCCCACCAGTGGAAGAGCAGCCCGAGGAAGAGGCCGTCGCCACGGTAGAGACGCAAACCCACGACCAT is a genomic window containing:
- a CDS encoding phospholipid-translocating P-type ATPase: MPSSDTYHLSKPPDSHVVDESDSDLEIDLEELDPQATDPNNHHQSLGQHRSRNSSEQRPPPPTTSIALRNLRMGSLRRGAKRNGYGELGRSRDGNDDDDADALLRHDRHSVGSATHDEDAGLLSEHGGGGRIRTSSGRRRRSFAGDGLRNISMKLPGFMSGDQSNHNDEQEQEEDDPSSSRLVAVGSSQSTRFPPNIISNAKYTAWSFLPVTLYNEFSFFFNMYFLLVALSQAIPALRIGYLSTYVAPLAFVLFITLAKEAYDDIERRRRDNEANSEEYTVLQFDDPGASLGINRPRRKMKSSHTRTGSKRLGIEQENDRLSDIQEEEEQTEGRGLRELPASYLSEVSKKSRDLKVGDVLKLTKGHRVPADVIILKCLAHESAANKETEEQEVPAKEEMLLLDHVDDDDVGEGSSKNAKTSKESNNNGAEGSSSGETFIRTDQLDGETDWKLRLASPLSQNLSTEELVRLRVTAGKPDKRVNEFVGTLELLPSRQDVMSGAAYNPREGDDVKAAPLSIDNTAWANTVIASNATTLAVIVYTGPQTRSALSTSPSRSKTGLLEYEINSLTKILCFLTLFLSIVLVALEGFSTAKGNIWYVKIMRFLVLFSTIVPISLRVNLDLGKSVYSWFIQRDPGIPGAVVRTSTIPEDLGRIEYLLSDKTGTLTQNEMEMKKIHVGTVSYANEAMDEVATYVKQGFNLSSSASSASLALATPSSTYSAANVGATRTRREIGSRVRDVVLALALCHNVTPTSEEDENGHTVNSYQASSPDEIAIVKWTESVGLRLAHRDRKNIVLESAETGRPVVKVRILDIFPFTSEGKRMGIIVQFYEKLQPGNPSLGSSEIWFYQKGADTVMSSIVAANDWLDEETANMAREGLRTLVVGRKRLSLKEYQEFSAKHHEASLAISGREANMQAVVSQYLEHNLELLGVTGVEDKLQKDVKPSLELLRNAGIKIWMLTGDKVETARCVAVSSKLVARGQYIHTIAKLRRKDGAQDNLDLLRSKTDSCLLIDGESLAMYLTHFRREFISVAVLLPTVVACRCSPTQKAEVAKLIKEYTKKRVCCIGDGGNDVSMIQAADVGVGIVGKEGRQASLAADFSIEQFHHLTKLLVWHGRNSYKRSAKLAQFVIHRGLIIAVCQTMYSIALKFEPEGLYKDWLMVGYATVYTAFPVLSLVLDKDVDEDLANLYPELYKELTSGSSLSYRTFFVWVFVSIYQGCLIQGLSQVLTGIDGPRMLAVSYTVLVLNELLMVAIEITTWHWVMVVSIVGTFLMYIVSIPFLGDYFDLKFVLTLGFLWRVAAIAAISLIPTYAAKVIRRTMKPPSYRKVQGI